A region of the Geomonas subterranea genome:
CATGCCCCTCGGCCACGATGTGCTGCACCTCCTCGCGGGTCATGAAGGCCTTCCCCTCACCCTTCAATCCGAACAGGGCCAGGGTGAACTTTGTGGAGAAGCTGAGAAACGACACCAGCACCCCCGCCACCCGGGCCAGGAAGGTGATGGCCTTCACCACCCGCAGTGCGACCGGTTCGGCGTACTGTAAACCCGCCGTCTTCGGAACCAGCTCGCCGAGGATCAGTTGCAGGTAGGAGATGGCGCTGACCACGATGCCGATGGCGAGCGGTTCGGCGGCGTTGCGGATCATGGCGATGGAGGAGACCTGCAGCACGGGGCGGATGTAGTCCACGGCGATGACACCGCCCACCGCCGAGGCGGTCGAGCCGACTACCGTGACCCCGATCTGCACGATGGCCAAGAGGCGGTGCGGGTCGTTTTGCAGCGACTCCACCAGCGCGGCCCGTTGGTCGCCCATGGCCACCAGTTGGGCGACCCTGCTTTTGCGAATGGAAATGATGGCGAATTCGGCGCAGGAAAAAAATCCGTTCAGCAGAATGAGGACGGCGATGACCAGCAGTTCGACAAAGACGGTGTCCAATTACCCTCCGGTTAGTACATGGCCGCCCGCAGTCGCTCCACGGGCGCCAAAGTTCAACAGTTGCTCATTTTCAACGCTAACCGGCATCTTGTCAACCTTTTGTGTCGACTAAACCTGCACAATCACGTGCGGTCCGGCTGCAAAACGGGAGCAACAAAAAAGCGGCCACCGCTGAGGTGGCCGCCGACAGGGGGAAAGCTTCGGAGAAGGGAGCTACTTGCCGATTTTGAACGAGAGCAGGAAACGCTCCTCGCCGCAAACAAAGGGCATCACCAGGGATTCCGCGCTGGAGATGCTCTCCAGGGCGTAGTCGTTGCCGTAGATGACGGTGGGAATGGAGAGGTTGATGTCGGCACCCTTGGGGGAGAAGATGTGCTTCACGTCCCCTCCCACCATGTTGGCGATCTCGCCCATGGCATCGTTGACATCATCGTCGACCTCGGTGACGTCCATCCCCAGCATGTTGGAGGTGACCAGGAGCGCCAGTTTCTTGGGGCAATGGATGGCGAGGATGCCGGAGTGGCTCCCGGCCAGACCGACCATGCTGGTCACCGTTTCGTGGAAGTTCAAGACCGGCTCCTCCAGGGGGGGCTCGTCGACCACGTCCAGCATCACCATGGTGGAAAAGACCCCCTTGGTGATGTCGGCAATGGTTTTTCTCACCTCTTCCTCGGTGGTGTTGGCCTCGCTGAGCACCGCTGCATCAAGCCCCATGTTCCGTCCTCCTCGCGCGCATCGATTAGGTAGCGTGGTCCAGCCCCTGACAAGAAAAGCAGGTCGATAAAGATGCGTATAAATGCATTCGGCACGAAGGTGCCGCTCCTTTAGCGATTTTCAACAAACCTGGTAGGCGCCCCGGGCGAGATCGAGGCAGAACCCGGCAATTGCGGAGAATTGCCGTTGCATGACCTCCCGCACCTCTGCCTCCACCTCGGCGACGCTGCGCCCGGGGTCCATGACGAGCTGGGCGTAGGCCATCTGTGGCCGGTCCACCGGGTCGCCGATGCGGCTCAGGAGCATGACGTACGCCCCCTGCACGCCCGCCACCGATTTGCAGATCTCCCGCGCCATCCGGTGCGACAGCACGTTGTAGATCTTTCCGACATGGCTTACGGGGTTCTTTCCGGCGGCGGCCTCGGTACCGATGGCGCGGGCGATGGGGATGAGGCCGTTGACCCGGTTGCCCCGCCCGACCTGGCCGGAATCGGCGTCCTCGGCGGAGGTGCCAAGGAGCGAGAGGTACACCCCGGACAGGCCGCACCCCGCCTCGTCCAGCGTGTTGTAGTGCACCCGGGCGCGCTCGAAGCCGCGGCAGCCCCTTTCCAGGAAGTGCCGCATCTCGGTCTCGATGGCGTGCTTTCTCTCGAAGTACTCCCGCTCGGAGCGGATCCGTTCCGCGAGAAGGGGCATGGCCACGGTGAGGTCCAGCTGAGCGCCGTTTCTCAGCCCCATGACCTTCACGTCCTCGCCGGTCTCCGGGAAGAGGGTCTTGAAGCGTTCGCTGTTCAGCTCCCGTTCCAGGGTGAGCACCGCCCGCTCGGTCGGGCTCAGGGGGTAATAGCCGACGGCGGCGGAGGTATCGTTGGCCCCCCTGACCGCACCGGGACGGGAGAAGATACCGGTAAGTTCCTGCGATCCGGGTGCGAGCTTGAGGCGGTAGCTCACGTGGCGCTCCGGGTCCACGTGGCGCAGGTTGCCGGAGATCCACTTTTTGGCCGCGCCGACCACGATGTCGTGCACCGGGATCTCCTTACCCGCGAGGTTGAAGGTGGCCCGGTCGCCTATGGTGAGCTCCATCGGCTCGAGCACCTCGCCGCCGCCGAAGCGCCTCTCGACGCGGCCGGCGGCAAGGAGTCCCTTGTCGATGTTGTGATGGAGGATGGTGCCGAACTCGGAGAGGTAGGCCTGGGAGAGAGCGACGGAGATGGAGTCCATGATGCAGTCGCAGATCTGGTCCGGGTGGCCGGTCCCCTTGCGCTCCACCATCTCGACCCGCTGTTTCGTTACCTGGTTGCCGTTAAACTCTTCCACTACCAGCATCGTCTTCCCCTTTCCCCGCGACGGGCCCGCAGGACGCGGCCGCGCGGCACCGGAAAATAGTAGCCGAAAAAGGTGGAGGCGCAATTGGAGCGGGCAGTAGTCCGTTACCGCATCAGCACTCCCTCTCCCCTTGGGAGAGGGGTAGGGGTGAGGGCGCAGCAATTGGCACCGCTCTCACTACGTGGCAGCTCCCTCACCCGCCCTGCGGGCACCCTCTCCCGGAGGGTGAGGGGGGTAGTTGGAAAGGGTTCTATTGTGAGCGGGATGGGAACGGATGTTGGCGTAACGGGGTTAGAAGTGGCGGCGCACCATGAAGCCGCCGCGGGAGATTTTGTTCTGCAGCCACAGGCCGAGCCAGAGCTTGATAAAGCGCCTGGTGGCCGGAACCAGGAAGAAGATGCCGAGGAAATCGGTGAAGAAGCCGGGGGTGGTGAGGAGGACGCCCCCCACGAAGATGAGGGCGCCGTCCAGAAGCTGCGCGGCGGGGAGCCTCCCCTGGGAGAGTTCGCCGCGGATCTGGGTAAGCACCCTCCCCCCCTGATGGCGGATCAGCCAGGCGCCCGAAAGGCTCATCAGCAGCAGGATGGATACCGTGGCCACCCCGCCGATCACCTGCCCGACCTTGATGATCAGGTAGATCTCGATGACCGGCACGATCAGTAAGATGAGGAACAGTCTGAAGAACATGGCGCCCCGCTACTTCTTCATGTCGATGCCGTAGCTCTTGATCTTGCGGTGCAGGTTGCTCCGCTCCAGTTCGATCGCCTCCGCGGTCTTCGAGACGTTCCAGTCGTTCTCCTCGAGCTTCTGCATGATGAACTCGCGCTCGAACTCCTCGCGCGCCTCCCTGAGGCTCGAGAGCTCCAGCACGCTGTCCAGCTTCCCGCCGCCACCCTCCCGGCCGCCGGCCGAGACGAAGTCCTCCGGGAGGTGGTTCATGGTGATGGTGCCGCCGGGGGTCATGATCACCAGCCGCTCCACGATGTTCTTCAACTCGCGCACGTTGCCGGGCCAGTCGTAGCGCTTGAGCGAATCCATCGCCTCGGGGACGATGCGTTTGTGCTCGCGCCCCTCCTGGTCGCAGAAGGCGTCCAGGAAGTAGCCGGCCAGAAGCGGGATGTCCTCGCGGCGCTCGCGAAGCGGCGGCACCTTGAAGGGGACCACGTTGAGGCGGTAGTAGAGGTCCTCGCGGAAGGTGCCGTTCTTGATCTCCTCCTCGAGGAGCTTGTTGGTGGCGGCGACGATGCGGACGTCCACCTCGAGCGTCCTCGTCCCCCCCACCCGCTCGAACTTCTTCTCCTGCAGGATGCGCAGCACCTTGGCCTGGGTCTTGAGCGACATGTCCCCGATCTCGTCGAGGAACAGGGTGCCGCCGTCGGCCAGGTCGAACTTCCCCTTCTTCTGGGCCACGGCGCCGGTGAAGGCGCCCCGCTCGTGGCCGAAGAGCTCGCTCTCGATCAGCTCCTCGGGGATCGCGGCGCAGTTGATCTCGATGAAGGGCTTGTCCCGGCGCTGGCTGTGGTAGTGGACCGAGCGGGCCACCAGCTCCTTGCCGGTGCCGTTCTCGCCGGTGATGAGGACCGAGGCGTTGGTGGGGGCGACCAGCCGGATCTGCTCGGCCAGCTGCTGCATGGCGGCCGAGTTGCCGATCATCTCGTGCCCCTGCTGCACCTGCCCCCGCAGGGCCGCGTTCTCCTCCTTCAGCCGGTTCATGGAGAGCGCGTTCTCGACGGTGACCACCACCTTCTCCAGGGAGAGCGGTTTCTCGATGAAGTCGTAGGCCCCAAGCTTGGTCGATTTCACCGCGGTCTCGATGGTGCCGTGGCCGCTCATCATGATGACGTTCAAGGCCGGGTGTTGCTCCTTCAGGCGCTTGAGCGTCTCGATGCCGTCCATCCTGGGCATCCAGATGTCCAGGAGCACGAGCCCGGGGAGCTCCTTTTGGACCAGCGCGAGCGCCTCGGCGCCGTCGGCGGCGCAGACGGTGCGGTACCCCTCGTCCTCGAGGATGCCGGCCAGGGAGGAGCGGATACCCTCCTCGTCATCGACTATCAGAATGGTCTCGGTCATGGTGGTCCCTTCTATCCGGGCAGCCCCGCCTCTTTGGCCAGCTCGCGCCAGGCCGGAATGCTCCTCTCGATCATCCCCTGGTCGACGCAGTAGGCGATGCGGAAGAAGCCGGGGGCGCCGAAACCGGCGCCCGGCACCAGGAGGATGCGGTGCTTCTGCGCCATCTTCACGAACTCCACGTCGTCGGCAAGCGGCGATTTCGGGAAGAGGTAGAAGGCGCCGTCAGGCTTCACCATGGAAAAGCCCATGGCGGTGAGGGAATCGTAGAGCAGGTCGCGCTTGACGCGGTAGGCCTCGATATCGACCGAGACGTGCTGCAGCCCGGCCACCAGGCGCTGCATCAGGGCCGGCGCGTTCACGAAACCGAGCACGCGGTTGGAGAACACCGCCCCCTCCATGAACTGGTCCACGTTCTTCATCCTGGGGCTCGCCGCCAGGTAGCCGATGCGCTCGCCGGGAAGCGCCAGGTCCTTGGAATGGGAGGTCACGATCACCGAGTTCTGGACGTAGCGGAAGATGTTGGGGACGCTCTTGCCGTCGTAGGCGATGCGGGCGTACGGCTCGTCGGAGATGACCAGGATCTGCCTCCCCAGGTCCTCTTCCTTCGCGGCGATCATGTCACCCAGGGCCTTGAGGCTTTCGGCCGGGTAGATGACGCCGGTCGGGTTGTTGGGGGAGCAGATGATGATGGCGCGGGTCTTCGCGGTGACGGCCGCCGCGATGGCCGGAATGTCGAGCTGGAAGGTCTCGCGGTCGGTCCAGACCTCGACGGGGACGCCGCCGTGGTTGTCGATGTAAAAACGGTACTCCACGAAGAACGGGGTCAGGAGGATCACCTCGTCGCCCGCATTGAGAATGGTCTTCAGCACCACGTTGAGGGCCCCGCCGGCGCCGCAGGTCATCACCACCTGGCTTCCCTGCACCGGGAGATCGGAGGCGGCGGAGAGCATGCGCGCCACGGCGTTCCTGGTCTCCTGGTAGCCGGCGTTGTTCATGTAGCGGTGCATCCCCGGGACCGGTTGCTTGGCGAGCTTCAGGAACTCGTCCTGGAACGCGGCAGGAGGCTCGACGTCGGGGTTCCCCAGGGTGAAGTCGTAGACCTTGTCGGCGCCGAACTCCTTCCTGAGCTTCTCCCCCTCCTCGAACATCTTCCTGATCCACGACGATTTCGCAATAAATCCGGCGATCTTATCTGCGACGGGCATGCATCCCCTCCTTGGTTTTGGTGACCAGTTTTATTAGCACATTACCGGAAGCGGGGCAAGGCGTATTCCCCCCCCGGATCAGGCTACCGGAGCGCCATTCTAATATTTCCCTGCAAGAGCCGAGACAATCTGCTATAGTACGCGCCTTACCTTGCTATACGACTCACGAAGGAGGGAACCATGAAGAAGAATTGGCGCATCGAAACCCAGGCGATCCAGGAGGGCTTCACCCCCAAGGACGGAGACCCGCGCATCCTGCCCATCTATCAAAGCACGACCTTCAAGTTTTCCAGCGCGGAGCACGTGGCCAAGCTGTTCGACCTCGAGGTCGGGGGGCATTTCTACACCCGGCTTTCCAACCCGACGGCGGAAGGATTCGAAATGAAGATCGCCGCCATGGAGGGGGGAATCGCGGCCATGGCGACCTCCAGCGGCCAGGCGGCCTCCACCCTCGCCGTCATGAACATCTGCCGAGCGGGACAGCACGTGGTCGCCGCCAGCACCCTGTACGGCGGCACCTACTCGCTGTTCGCCAACACCTTCCCTAAAATGGGGATCGAAGTGACGTTCGTGGACCCCGAGGCGGACGATGCGACCATCGTCGCGGCCTTCCGTCCCGAGACCCGCTGCCTCTTCGGCGAGACCATCGGCAACCCCGGGCTCAACATCCTCGATTTCGACAAGTTCTCCCGCATCGCGAAGAAGATGCAGGTGCCCCTCATCATAGACAACACCTTCCCGACCCCGTACCTGTGCCGCCCGCTCGAGCACGGCGCCGACATCGTGATCCACTCGGCGACGAAGTACATCGACGGGCACGCGACCAGCGTGGGGGGCGTCATCGTCGACAGCGGCAACTTCGACTGGGGCAACGGGAAGTACCCGGAGATGACCGAGCCTGATGAAAGCTACCACGGGCTGCAGTACCTGAAGACCTTCGGGAAGCTCGCCTACATCGTCAAGGCGCGCGTGCAGCTCATGCGCGACATCGGCCCCTGCCCGGCGCCCATGAACGCCTTCCTGTTCAACCTGGGGCTGGAGACGCTGCCGCTTCGGATGCAGCGCCACTCGGAGAACGCCCTCGCCATGGCGAAGTTCCTCGAGAAGCACGAGGCGGTCTCCTGGGTGAGCTACCCGGGGCTTGAGAGCCACAAGAGCTACGCGCGGGCGCAGAAGTACCTCCCCAAGGGGGCGAGCGGCGTGCTCACCTTCGGCATCAAGGGGGGCGCCGAGGCGGGCAAGAAGTTCATGGAGAGCTGCCAGCTGGTAGCGCTCGTCGTGCACGTGGGCGACGCCAGGAGCTGCGTGCTGCACCCGGCCAGCACCACGCACCGCCAGCTTTCCGAGGAGCAGCAGATCGCTTCCGGCGTGTCGCCGGACCTGATCCGGCTCTCGGTGGGGATCGAACATATCGACGACCTGATCGAGGACGTGAACCAGGCGCTTTTGGCCAGCCAGAAGTAGGGGGAAGGTGAAAGGCCCTCACCCGGCCTGCGGCCACCCTCTCCCGGAGGGCGAGGGTATTGGCTGCCCTTCTCCCACCGGGAGAAGGTGCCCCGAAGGGGCGGATGAGGGCGCCGGCACAAGCGGTCAGTAGCAAAAAGAAGGGGCGAGTGGATTTTTCCACTCGCCCCTTTCCTATTCCCGCCTCAGCGATTCTTGCCGCTGCGGTTTTCTACCTGCTTTACTTGCCGCAACACTTCTTGTACTTCATGCCGCTGCCGCAGCTGCAGGGATCGTTGCGCCCGATCTTCGGAGAGGTCCTCATGATCGGCTGCTGGGTCACCGGCTTGCCGTCGGTGAACAGCCACTTCTCCTTCTCCTTCTTGAACAGGGCGCGCTCGTGGTGCACACGGTCCTGCCCCTGCTCCTTCCAGCGGGCGATGAACTCCACCTCACCGGTGGTGTCATCCTTGCCGCCATCCTTGGTGGAGACGATCTCCAGTCCCTGCCAGTCGGACTTCTCGGCCCACTCGCGGGTCCCCTCGGCGTCGTACCCCTCGCGGTGCTTGGGGTGGGTACTCTCCAGTATGAACTCGGTCTCGACGTTGGCGTACGCGGCGTAACGCGCGCGCATCAGCGCCTCGGCCGTCTCAGCGCGGCGCTCCCCTTTGATGACGGGGCGGCAGCATTCGGCGTAAGCCACGCCGCTGCCACAGGCACACAGCTCCATCAGTTACTCCTCCTCTTGCTCAATGTATGTTGCTTGGATCAGACTTCGTAATCCGCGGCGACCACCGAAGCGCATACGCTCCTCATGTAGGCGGCCACTTCGTTGGCGTGGTACGGGTGCACCTGGTAGGCCTGCAGGTCCTCCAGGGAGTCGAACTTGGTGTACAGCGCGATGTCCGCGGAGCGCTCGGAACGGATCAGGTCAACCCCGACCTCGAGATGGCGCAGCAACTCGACCTTGCCGTCCATGCTCAGAAGACGCTGGCGCGCGGCCTCGACGTTCTCTGCGGTGGCCTCTTTGAGCTTGAAAAGCACTATATGCACGATCATGTGTAGCCCCCAGAATCAGTAATGTCGTTCTCCGGATACCTGTAATACATCGTGGCCCGCCCCCCTGTCAACGGTGGCAGTCCCGTTGAGAGAAAAAAGTTGTTGCGCGGCCGGAACAATGCTGTTATAAGGACCAACAGGATCAAAAAGGTCTCTTTTAAATTTTAATGCAATGGAGGATTAAATGACTGGCGCTTTGAGATTCATGAGTATAATTGTACTGGCGTTCCTAATGATGACCGCTCCCGCCATGGCCGCGGGCAAGGTCCTCTTCGACAACGGGCACGGCGAGCGCTTTCAGGTGAAGGAGCAGGGGCCGCTGCAACTCTCCGGGCTGGCGGGGCTTTTCCAGGAGGCGGGGCTCGAGGTGGACACCGTGGACCAGCCGCTCTCGGACGCCACCCTGGCCGGGGCACGCGCCCTGATCATCAGCGGCGCCTTCGCCCCGCTGCACCCCAACGAAATCGAGGCCGTGGCGCGGTTCATCGCCAACGGCGGCCACGTGGCGGTGATGCTCCACATAGCCCCCCCGGTGGCGCCACTTCTGAACCGGCTGCAGGTCAGCCACACCATGGGAGTGGTCCAGGAGCGCGAGAACGTGATCGACGGCGACCTGCTCAGGTTCCGGGTCACCAGGCTGAAGGAGCACCCGCTGTTCCGGGATCTCAAGGATTTCAGCGTCAACGGCGCGTGGGGACTGATCAACCAGACCGACAGCGCCGCGGTCATCGCGGCCACCGGCTTCCAGGCGTGGATCGACGTGGACCAGGACCAGAAGCAGGCCAAGGAGGAAACCGCCTCCTTCGGCATCGTCGTGGCCGGCACCATCGGGAAAGGGTCCTTCCTCGTCTTCGGCGACGACGCCATTTTCCAGAACAAGTTCCTGGAAGGAAACAACAGGATTCTCGCGGCGAACCTCGCCGCCTGGCTCAAATAGCCACCCCAAACCAACCAAAGAACAGCGGTACATACCAACCAACAAAAAAAGGAGGGATTAGATGGCTCAGGCTCTGGAAATCTACAAGTGCGAGATGTGCGGCAATATAGTCGAGGTGTTCCACGCAGGCGGTGGCCAACTGGTCTGCTGCGGCGAGGAGATGAAACTGCAGAAGGAAAACACGGTGGACGCGTCCAAGGAGAAGCACGTACCGGTCGTCGAGCGCGGCGAGGGGACCATCACCGTCAAGGTGGGGAGCATCCCGCACCCGATGGAGAGCGCCCACTACATCGAGTGGATCGAAGTGATCGCCGACGGCAAGGTCTACCGCGCGCAGCTCCAGCCGGGCCAGGCACCGGAAGCGACCTTCCCGGTCAGCGCAGCCGACGTCAAGGTCCGCGAGTACTGCAACCTGCACGGCCAGTGGTCCGCCTAGGACGCCGGCACGAGGCA
Encoded here:
- a CDS encoding chemotaxis protein CheX; the protein is MGLDAAVLSEANTTEEEVRKTIADITKGVFSTMVMLDVVDEPPLEEPVLNFHETVTSMVGLAGSHSGILAIHCPKKLALLVTSNMLGMDVTEVDDDVNDAMGEIANMVGGDVKHIFSPKGADINLSIPTVIYGNDYALESISSAESLVMPFVCGEERFLLSFKIGK
- a CDS encoding methionine adenosyltransferase; the encoded protein is MLVVEEFNGNQVTKQRVEMVERKGTGHPDQICDCIMDSISVALSQAYLSEFGTILHHNIDKGLLAAGRVERRFGGGEVLEPMELTIGDRATFNLAGKEIPVHDIVVGAAKKWISGNLRHVDPERHVSYRLKLAPGSQELTGIFSRPGAVRGANDTSAAVGYYPLSPTERAVLTLERELNSERFKTLFPETGEDVKVMGLRNGAQLDLTVAMPLLAERIRSEREYFERKHAIETEMRHFLERGCRGFERARVHYNTLDEAGCGLSGVYLSLLGTSAEDADSGQVGRGNRVNGLIPIARAIGTEAAAGKNPVSHVGKIYNVLSHRMAREICKSVAGVQGAYVMLLSRIGDPVDRPQMAYAQLVMDPGRSVAEVEAEVREVMQRQFSAIAGFCLDLARGAYQVC
- a CDS encoding FxsA family protein is translated as MFFRLFLILLIVPVIEIYLIIKVGQVIGGVATVSILLLMSLSGAWLIRHQGGRVLTQIRGELSQGRLPAAQLLDGALIFVGGVLLTTPGFFTDFLGIFFLVPATRRFIKLWLGLWLQNKISRGGFMVRRHF
- a CDS encoding sigma-54-dependent transcriptional regulator produces the protein MTETILIVDDEEGIRSSLAGILEDEGYRTVCAADGAEALALVQKELPGLVLLDIWMPRMDGIETLKRLKEQHPALNVIMMSGHGTIETAVKSTKLGAYDFIEKPLSLEKVVVTVENALSMNRLKEENAALRGQVQQGHEMIGNSAAMQQLAEQIRLVAPTNASVLITGENGTGKELVARSVHYHSQRRDKPFIEINCAAIPEELIESELFGHERGAFTGAVAQKKGKFDLADGGTLFLDEIGDMSLKTQAKVLRILQEKKFERVGGTRTLEVDVRIVAATNKLLEEEIKNGTFREDLYYRLNVVPFKVPPLRERREDIPLLAGYFLDAFCDQEGREHKRIVPEAMDSLKRYDWPGNVRELKNIVERLVIMTPGGTITMNHLPEDFVSAGGREGGGGKLDSVLELSSLREAREEFEREFIMQKLEENDWNVSKTAEAIELERSNLHRKIKSYGIDMKK
- a CDS encoding pyridoxal phosphate-dependent aminotransferase: MPVADKIAGFIAKSSWIRKMFEEGEKLRKEFGADKVYDFTLGNPDVEPPAAFQDEFLKLAKQPVPGMHRYMNNAGYQETRNAVARMLSAASDLPVQGSQVVMTCGAGGALNVVLKTILNAGDEVILLTPFFVEYRFYIDNHGGVPVEVWTDRETFQLDIPAIAAAVTAKTRAIIICSPNNPTGVIYPAESLKALGDMIAAKEEDLGRQILVISDEPYARIAYDGKSVPNIFRYVQNSVIVTSHSKDLALPGERIGYLAASPRMKNVDQFMEGAVFSNRVLGFVNAPALMQRLVAGLQHVSVDIEAYRVKRDLLYDSLTAMGFSMVKPDGAFYLFPKSPLADDVEFVKMAQKHRILLVPGAGFGAPGFFRIAYCVDQGMIERSIPAWRELAKEAGLPG
- a CDS encoding O-acetylhomoserine aminocarboxypropyltransferase/cysteine synthase family protein is translated as MKKNWRIETQAIQEGFTPKDGDPRILPIYQSTTFKFSSAEHVAKLFDLEVGGHFYTRLSNPTAEGFEMKIAAMEGGIAAMATSSGQAASTLAVMNICRAGQHVVAASTLYGGTYSLFANTFPKMGIEVTFVDPEADDATIVAAFRPETRCLFGETIGNPGLNILDFDKFSRIAKKMQVPLIIDNTFPTPYLCRPLEHGADIVIHSATKYIDGHATSVGGVIVDSGNFDWGNGKYPEMTEPDESYHGLQYLKTFGKLAYIVKARVQLMRDIGPCPAPMNAFLFNLGLETLPLRMQRHSENALAMAKFLEKHEAVSWVSYPGLESHKSYARAQKYLPKGASGVLTFGIKGGAEAGKKFMESCQLVALVVHVGDARSCVLHPASTTHRQLSEEQQIASGVSPDLIRLSVGIEHIDDLIEDVNQALLASQK
- a CDS encoding YchJ family protein, producing MMELCACGSGVAYAECCRPVIKGERRAETAEALMRARYAAYANVETEFILESTHPKHREGYDAEGTREWAEKSDWQGLEIVSTKDGGKDDTTGEVEFIARWKEQGQDRVHHERALFKKEKEKWLFTDGKPVTQQPIMRTSPKIGRNDPCSCGSGMKYKKCCGK
- a CDS encoding Dabb family protein, with protein sequence MIVHIVLFKLKEATAENVEAARQRLLSMDGKVELLRHLEVGVDLIRSERSADIALYTKFDSLEDLQAYQVHPYHANEVAAYMRSVCASVVAADYEV
- a CDS encoding DUF4350 domain-containing protein, with translation MSIIVLAFLMMTAPAMAAGKVLFDNGHGERFQVKEQGPLQLSGLAGLFQEAGLEVDTVDQPLSDATLAGARALIISGAFAPLHPNEIEAVARFIANGGHVAVMLHIAPPVAPLLNRLQVSHTMGVVQERENVIDGDLLRFRVTRLKEHPLFRDLKDFSVNGAWGLINQTDSAAVIAATGFQAWIDVDQDQKQAKEETASFGIVVAGTIGKGSFLVFGDDAIFQNKFLEGNNRILAANLAAWLK
- a CDS encoding desulfoferrodoxin, giving the protein MAQALEIYKCEMCGNIVEVFHAGGGQLVCCGEEMKLQKENTVDASKEKHVPVVERGEGTITVKVGSIPHPMESAHYIEWIEVIADGKVYRAQLQPGQAPEATFPVSAADVKVREYCNLHGQWSA